A window of Ranitomeya variabilis isolate aRanVar5 chromosome 2, aRanVar5.hap1, whole genome shotgun sequence contains these coding sequences:
- the TBC1D25 gene encoding TBC1 domain family member 25 isoform X2 produces MSDWDLGTAFASASKPYLQLKLDIKPSEDSPLLEDWDIISPKDVIGTDLFFVDKRTLSAALPFTQSILSQVGRTISRMQQALSWTYGEDVKPFKPPLSDVEFHTFLNHEGQLSRPEELRLRIYHGGVEPSLRKVVWRYLLNVYPDGLTGQERMDYMKAKTREYYQLKSEWRERCSQEDLEFIQGNVMKDVLRTDRTHPYFSGSEDNPHLQALHDLLTTYAVTHPQVSYCQGMSDIASPILAVMDNEAHAFICFCGIMKRLEGNFRMDGECMSVKFAHLKLLLRYSDPEFNTYLMSRGADDLFFCYRWLLLELKREFAFEDALRMLEVMWSSLPPDPPEKEVELLGPPCAPGECLKNTRRRHMMRPDRGLSPEGEEAVSTNHVETEQEQTEMILEKTEPDGEQESTPVRCPMLKQASFGEFKCYAANNARSSFDSEDLPLIPVLQVRQSTEEEDEERFWEQEPLIKPPDSLGVSKSMSNPSLTSCTPTSQSPTSLATTDPSEPTSAAKDEGESQLEAEQTAASSPAPISLPPPQEFGRGNPFMLFLCLSILLEHREQIMKQNMGYDELAMHFNRLVRRHNLNRVLHRAKALFADYLQSKVWDSEEGDEAAAESPATS; encoded by the exons ATGTCGGACTGGGACTTGGGAACCGCGTTTGCTAGTGCATCCAAGCCGTACCTGCAGCTGAAGCTCGACATCAAGCCGTCAGAGGACA GTCCCCTGCTGGAAGACTGGGACATAATCAGCCCCAAAGATGTCATTGGCACAGACTTGTTCTTCGTGGATAAGCGGACGCTCAGCGCGGCTCTGCCATTCACTCAGTCCATCCTGTCCCAG GTAGGTCGCACAATCTCCAGGATGCAGCAAGCCCTGAGCTGGACTTATGGTGAAGATGTGAAGCCTTTCAAGCCGCCGCTGAGTGACGTGGAATTCCACACCTTCCTAAACCATGAGGGGCAGCTCAGCCGCCCCGAGGAGCTCCGTCTGCGTATATACCATGGAGGCGTCGAGCCTTCATTGAGAAAG GTCGTCTGGCGATATCTCTTGAACGTGTACCCAGATGGTCTGACGGGGCAGGAGCGTATGGATTACATGAAGGCAAAAACCCGAGAGTATTACCAGCTTAAGAGTGAGTGGAGGGAACGGTGCAGCCAGGAGGACTTGGAGTTCATCCAGGGCAACGTCATGAAGGATGTCCTGCGTACAGATCGTACCCATCCCTATTTTTCAGGTTCAGAGGACAACCCTCACCTACAAGCCTTGCATGACTTGCTAACCACATACGCCGTTACCCACCCACAGGTGTCTTACTGCCAGGGCATGAGTGACATCGCCTCACCCATCCTGGCTGTGATGGACAATGAAGCCCATGCTTTTATCTGTTTTTGTGGCATTATGAAAAGGTTAGAAGGGAACTTCCGTATGGACGGGGAATGCATGTCTGTGAAATTCGCACATCTAAAATTATTGCTGCGGTATTCTGACCCAGAGTTCAATACTTACCTAATGTCTCGGGGTGCAGATGACCTCTTCTTCTGCTACCGCTGGCTGCTTCTAGAGCTCAAGAGGGAATTTGCTTTTGAGGATGCTCTAAGGATGCTAGAGGTGATGTGGAGCTCATTACCTCCTGATCCTCCAGAAAAAGAAGTGGAGCTGTTAGGACCTCCATGTGCACCAGGGGAATGTCTTAAAAACACCCGGAGGAGGCACATGATGCGTCCAGACCGTGGGCTGAGCCCGGAGGGTGAGGAGGCGGTATCGACGAACCATGTAGAGACTGAGCAAGAGCAAACTGAGATGATATTGGAAAAAACAGAACCCGATGGAGAGCAAGAATCAACCCCTGTGAGGTGTCCGATGTTGAAGCAGGCCAGCTTTGGAGAGTTTAAGTGTTATGCTGCTAATAATGCTAGGTCAAGCTTTGATTCTGAGGATCTGCCCCTGATTCCTGTCCTCCAGGTTCGACAGTCCactgaggaggaagatgaagaaCGGTTTTGGGAACAAGAGCCTCTCATTAAACCTCCTGATTCGTTGGGGGTCTCCAAATCCATGTCCAATCCTTCGTTAACCTCATGCACTCCTACTTCTCAAAGCCCTACATCTCTTGCTACGACGGACCCCAGTGAGCCAACCTCTGCTGCTAAGGATGAAGGAGAGTCTCAGCTGGAAGCTGAGCAGACTGCGGCCAGTTCCCCAGCTCCGATCAGCCTACCTCCGCCCCAAGAGTTTGGACGAGGGAACCCCTTCATGCTCTTTTTATGTCTTTCCATTTTGTTGGAGCACCGTGAGCAAATTATGAAACAAAACATGGGTTATGATGAGCTTGCAATGCACTTTAACCGCCTGGTCCGAAGGCACAACCTAAACCGCGTTCTCCACCGCGCTAAAGCTCTCTTTGCCGACTACCTACAGTCTAAAGTGTGGGATTCGGAGGAAGGAGATGAGGCAGCTGCAGAATCTCCTGCCACCTCCTGA
- the TBC1D25 gene encoding TBC1 domain family member 25 isoform X1: MTSFPDVLQIEEQRRRRRREARDMEEEEEREVVRVRVRKCEGILQPESRSFAVDPQITSLDVLQHILTRAFDLSGKNFGISYLGRDKQGHEIYLSLMSDWDLGTAFASASKPYLQLKLDIKPSEDSPLLEDWDIISPKDVIGTDLFFVDKRTLSAALPFTQSILSQVGRTISRMQQALSWTYGEDVKPFKPPLSDVEFHTFLNHEGQLSRPEELRLRIYHGGVEPSLRKVVWRYLLNVYPDGLTGQERMDYMKAKTREYYQLKSEWRERCSQEDLEFIQGNVMKDVLRTDRTHPYFSGSEDNPHLQALHDLLTTYAVTHPQVSYCQGMSDIASPILAVMDNEAHAFICFCGIMKRLEGNFRMDGECMSVKFAHLKLLLRYSDPEFNTYLMSRGADDLFFCYRWLLLELKREFAFEDALRMLEVMWSSLPPDPPEKEVELLGPPCAPGECLKNTRRRHMMRPDRGLSPEGEEAVSTNHVETEQEQTEMILEKTEPDGEQESTPVRCPMLKQASFGEFKCYAANNARSSFDSEDLPLIPVLQVRQSTEEEDEERFWEQEPLIKPPDSLGVSKSMSNPSLTSCTPTSQSPTSLATTDPSEPTSAAKDEGESQLEAEQTAASSPAPISLPPPQEFGRGNPFMLFLCLSILLEHREQIMKQNMGYDELAMHFNRLVRRHNLNRVLHRAKALFADYLQSKVWDSEEGDEAAAESPATS, from the exons ATGACGTCATTCCCGGATGTTCTCCAGATTGAGGAGCAGCGGCGACGGCGGCGGAGGGAGGCCCgggacatggaggaggaggaggaacgggAGGTGGTGCGAGTCCGGGTCCGG aaatgtgAAGGTATCTTACAGCCTGAATCTCGCTCCTTCGCTGTGGACCCCCAGATCACCTCACTGGATGTCCTACAACATATCCTGACCCGGGCCTTTGATCTGAGTGG GAAGAACTTTGGAATCAGCTACTTGGGTCGGGATAAGCAAGGACATGAGATCTACCTTTCCCTGATGTCGGACTGGGACTTGGGAACCGCGTTTGCTAGTGCATCCAAGCCGTACCTGCAGCTGAAGCTCGACATCAAGCCGTCAGAGGACA GTCCCCTGCTGGAAGACTGGGACATAATCAGCCCCAAAGATGTCATTGGCACAGACTTGTTCTTCGTGGATAAGCGGACGCTCAGCGCGGCTCTGCCATTCACTCAGTCCATCCTGTCCCAG GTAGGTCGCACAATCTCCAGGATGCAGCAAGCCCTGAGCTGGACTTATGGTGAAGATGTGAAGCCTTTCAAGCCGCCGCTGAGTGACGTGGAATTCCACACCTTCCTAAACCATGAGGGGCAGCTCAGCCGCCCCGAGGAGCTCCGTCTGCGTATATACCATGGAGGCGTCGAGCCTTCATTGAGAAAG GTCGTCTGGCGATATCTCTTGAACGTGTACCCAGATGGTCTGACGGGGCAGGAGCGTATGGATTACATGAAGGCAAAAACCCGAGAGTATTACCAGCTTAAGAGTGAGTGGAGGGAACGGTGCAGCCAGGAGGACTTGGAGTTCATCCAGGGCAACGTCATGAAGGATGTCCTGCGTACAGATCGTACCCATCCCTATTTTTCAGGTTCAGAGGACAACCCTCACCTACAAGCCTTGCATGACTTGCTAACCACATACGCCGTTACCCACCCACAGGTGTCTTACTGCCAGGGCATGAGTGACATCGCCTCACCCATCCTGGCTGTGATGGACAATGAAGCCCATGCTTTTATCTGTTTTTGTGGCATTATGAAAAGGTTAGAAGGGAACTTCCGTATGGACGGGGAATGCATGTCTGTGAAATTCGCACATCTAAAATTATTGCTGCGGTATTCTGACCCAGAGTTCAATACTTACCTAATGTCTCGGGGTGCAGATGACCTCTTCTTCTGCTACCGCTGGCTGCTTCTAGAGCTCAAGAGGGAATTTGCTTTTGAGGATGCTCTAAGGATGCTAGAGGTGATGTGGAGCTCATTACCTCCTGATCCTCCAGAAAAAGAAGTGGAGCTGTTAGGACCTCCATGTGCACCAGGGGAATGTCTTAAAAACACCCGGAGGAGGCACATGATGCGTCCAGACCGTGGGCTGAGCCCGGAGGGTGAGGAGGCGGTATCGACGAACCATGTAGAGACTGAGCAAGAGCAAACTGAGATGATATTGGAAAAAACAGAACCCGATGGAGAGCAAGAATCAACCCCTGTGAGGTGTCCGATGTTGAAGCAGGCCAGCTTTGGAGAGTTTAAGTGTTATGCTGCTAATAATGCTAGGTCAAGCTTTGATTCTGAGGATCTGCCCCTGATTCCTGTCCTCCAGGTTCGACAGTCCactgaggaggaagatgaagaaCGGTTTTGGGAACAAGAGCCTCTCATTAAACCTCCTGATTCGTTGGGGGTCTCCAAATCCATGTCCAATCCTTCGTTAACCTCATGCACTCCTACTTCTCAAAGCCCTACATCTCTTGCTACGACGGACCCCAGTGAGCCAACCTCTGCTGCTAAGGATGAAGGAGAGTCTCAGCTGGAAGCTGAGCAGACTGCGGCCAGTTCCCCAGCTCCGATCAGCCTACCTCCGCCCCAAGAGTTTGGACGAGGGAACCCCTTCATGCTCTTTTTATGTCTTTCCATTTTGTTGGAGCACCGTGAGCAAATTATGAAACAAAACATGGGTTATGATGAGCTTGCAATGCACTTTAACCGCCTGGTCCGAAGGCACAACCTAAACCGCGTTCTCCACCGCGCTAAAGCTCTCTTTGCCGACTACCTACAGTCTAAAGTGTGGGATTCGGAGGAAGGAGATGAGGCAGCTGCAGAATCTCCTGCCACCTCCTGA